From Rhodoferax sp. AJA081-3, the proteins below share one genomic window:
- a CDS encoding PAS domain-containing methyl-accepting chemotaxis protein: MRSNLPVFQQEYAFPPDQTLVSVTDLKGRITYCNPAFVEVSGYQAAELLGQAHNLVRHPDMPEEAFRDMWATIQAKQPWTGLVKNRRKNGEFYWVRANATPMVDGQQITGYLSVRTAPAREEVTAAEELYKRMRAEAASGRPVHVLRQGNLFRNDWIGKLQRMLTPGPVAQLVLVQCLAALALLGGVSLDLPMYALAMVAAGAGAAAVWYTFALTIRPLSSVLLDANQLAAGDLSHKVRVGATGVVGKLQQAMMQMSVNLRTVVSDVRHELDQFSVAVREIADGNHDLSARTEAQASSLEETAASMEQIHGTVQQSAQAAQRGSQMASETSAIALRSNASVQTVAQTMEAIATSSGRITEIIHLIEGIAFQTNILALNAAVEAARAGDAGRGFAVVASEVRSLAQRTSAAAREIKTLIGESSVCVANGGQQTKEALARMDAAQMAVDKVAAVLDEISHTSHEQTLGISQINEAVTQMDSITQQNAAMVEQLAATAGALNEQVLGVTNSMRLFRLKSGDRTVAQADAVDLRRTAKLSAQLNPQQLVRGAVRLQLAHAA, encoded by the coding sequence ATGCGTTCAAATCTACCGGTTTTCCAGCAGGAATATGCCTTTCCACCGGACCAGACATTGGTCTCGGTGACAGACCTGAAAGGGCGCATAACGTATTGCAATCCCGCCTTTGTTGAAGTCAGCGGTTACCAAGCCGCTGAATTGCTGGGCCAGGCACACAACTTGGTCCGCCACCCGGATATGCCAGAAGAGGCGTTTAGGGACATGTGGGCCACCATTCAGGCCAAACAACCGTGGACCGGGTTGGTCAAGAACCGCCGCAAAAATGGAGAGTTCTACTGGGTGCGTGCCAATGCCACCCCTATGGTTGACGGTCAGCAAATCACCGGTTACCTGTCGGTACGCACCGCACCAGCACGCGAAGAGGTAACCGCGGCTGAGGAGTTGTACAAGCGCATGCGCGCCGAGGCCGCCTCGGGTCGCCCGGTTCACGTGCTGCGCCAGGGCAATCTGTTTCGCAACGACTGGATCGGAAAGCTGCAACGCATGCTTACGCCCGGTCCCGTGGCACAACTGGTGCTTGTTCAGTGCCTTGCGGCTCTCGCGCTGCTGGGTGGCGTGTCGCTCGACTTGCCTATGTATGCATTGGCAATGGTGGCAGCCGGTGCCGGTGCTGCTGCGGTGTGGTACACCTTTGCCCTCACCATCCGTCCACTGTCTTCTGTGTTGCTGGATGCGAATCAATTGGCCGCAGGTGATCTGTCGCACAAGGTTCGGGTGGGCGCCACGGGTGTGGTGGGCAAACTCCAGCAGGCGATGATGCAGATGTCTGTCAATCTGCGCACAGTGGTCAGCGATGTTCGCCACGAATTAGATCAGTTCAGTGTTGCAGTCCGCGAAATTGCGGATGGCAACCACGACTTGTCTGCCCGCACCGAGGCCCAAGCCAGTAGCCTGGAGGAGACTGCGGCCTCTATGGAACAGATCCACGGGACCGTGCAGCAAAGTGCTCAGGCCGCACAACGCGGGTCTCAAATGGCCAGCGAAACCAGCGCCATCGCATTGCGCTCCAATGCGTCTGTCCAGACCGTAGCGCAAACCATGGAGGCTATTGCGACATCTTCAGGCCGAATTACTGAAATCATTCACCTGATCGAGGGCATAGCCTTCCAGACCAACATTCTGGCGTTGAACGCGGCGGTAGAAGCTGCAAGAGCCGGCGATGCGGGGCGTGGATTTGCCGTGGTAGCCAGCGAAGTGCGCTCGCTGGCACAGCGCACATCGGCCGCGGCGCGTGAGATCAAGACGCTGATCGGTGAATCCTCAGTTTGCGTGGCCAATGGCGGCCAGCAGACGAAAGAAGCCTTGGCCCGGATGGACGCTGCGCAAATGGCTGTCGACAAGGTCGCCGCGGTTCTGGATGAGATCAGCCACACGTCACATGAGCAGACCTTGGGCATCTCGCAGATCAACGAGGCTGTCACCCAGATGGATAGCATCACCCAACAAAACGCCGCCATGGTGGAGCAATTGGCTGCCACCGCTGGCGCGCTCAACGAGCAAGTTTTGGGTGTGACCAATTCCATGCGCCTGTTCCGACTGAAGTCAGGCGACCGGACCGTGGCCCAGGCCGACGCGGTGGACTTGCGGCGCACCGCCAAGCTGTCCGCGCAACTAAATCCCCAGCAGCTGGTCCGCGGCGCCGTGCGCCTGCAGCTTGCACACGCGGCATAA
- a CDS encoding bifunctional diguanylate cyclase/phosphodiesterase — protein MKPVPKLMPDSPRARFILYSTAGYFVLAMAWIFLSDKLLSNLIDVHSMVWLSTVKGMFFVLATTAMLRIALRIVSTLPTANGGSVLSHVAHSHGPIKGPNVTNYFLAVGLPLTMLLVRQSVGSTDHPLLILLVLPVILSALLGGLLPGLLATAVAAVGSTIVDPVPHGLRTMDGRDALALALLVLNGVVVSFLSELRRRAQIKAHENEELLNAVVSGTSDVVFVKDLQGRYLLINGAGARMMKMAPRDILDKDDTHLFPSPNAQELMASDRAIMQRAMTQTHEESLPFPDGQEHVFHVTKGPVVDKQGQVRGLFGISRDITERKKAEIAQQIATTVFEGSQEGILVVNPQKRIVKVNPAFCRITGYAAEEVLGQQPHMLSSGQHDAAFFRSMWTAIHDQGFWRGEICNRRKNGELYSEFLSISAVRGPDGSVQNYVGSFTDISKYKEHDEQLNRIAHYDPLTGLPNRRLLVDRLEQALRSDVSNKRMLAVCFLDLDGFKGINDQYGHAAGDALLVGVTRNLAQELRAEDILARVGGDEFVLLLANMESPEACSQALDRMLLAVATPVDLPQAGISVSVTASLGVTLYPQDEADTDSLLRHADKAMYIAKESGRNRYHLFDSDSDRRAQQHSKMLHVLQNALQAGEFVLYYQPKVDLLNGRVVGAEALIRWAHPEKGVLSPAAFIDHINGSSLEQPIGQWVIEAALTQAEQWYLQGLNLRVSVNISAHHLLHPDFCEQLKLALQRHPNLPPANFELEVLETAALNDMDQAVALVECCKQLGVHFSLDDFGTGYSSLSYLRRLPVDELKIDQSFVRDMLTDDDDRGIVQAVVQLARAFGRKVIAEGVETKAHGAALLSIGCHLAQGYGIARPMPSHEFKDWTARWHTEAPWKEVAQVATEMETIAFS, from the coding sequence ATGAAACCAGTACCCAAACTCATGCCTGATAGTCCCCGAGCACGTTTCATCCTGTACAGCACAGCGGGGTATTTTGTGCTGGCCATGGCATGGATATTCCTGTCCGACAAGTTGCTGTCAAATCTTATTGATGTGCACTCCATGGTTTGGCTATCTACCGTAAAGGGTATGTTTTTTGTGCTTGCCACCACCGCCATGTTGCGCATCGCATTGCGGATTGTTTCCACGCTGCCAACCGCAAACGGGGGATCCGTTCTCTCCCATGTGGCGCACAGTCATGGCCCAATCAAAGGCCCCAATGTAACCAACTATTTCCTGGCAGTGGGGTTGCCATTAACCATGCTGTTGGTGCGACAGTCGGTCGGCAGCACTGACCACCCTCTGTTGATCTTGCTGGTTCTGCCTGTCATCCTCAGTGCATTGCTTGGCGGGCTTCTGCCGGGCTTGTTAGCCACCGCAGTGGCTGCAGTCGGCTCTACCATCGTTGATCCGGTGCCGCACGGCCTGCGCACCATGGACGGGCGCGACGCGCTAGCGCTGGCCCTGCTGGTGCTCAATGGCGTTGTAGTCAGCTTCCTGAGCGAGTTGCGCCGCCGTGCACAAATCAAAGCCCATGAGAACGAGGAACTCCTGAACGCCGTAGTCTCCGGCACGTCTGATGTGGTATTCGTCAAGGACCTTCAAGGACGCTACCTGCTGATCAATGGCGCAGGGGCGCGCATGATGAAAATGGCGCCGCGCGATATCCTTGATAAAGACGACACCCATCTTTTCCCCTCGCCCAATGCCCAGGAACTCATGGCCAGTGACCGTGCCATCATGCAACGCGCGATGACCCAGACCCATGAAGAGTCTCTGCCCTTCCCTGACGGTCAGGAACACGTCTTCCACGTCACCAAAGGGCCCGTAGTAGACAAGCAAGGACAGGTTAGAGGTCTGTTCGGCATATCGCGCGACATCACGGAGCGCAAGAAGGCCGAGATCGCGCAACAAATCGCCACAACCGTATTTGAGGGTAGCCAGGAGGGAATTTTGGTGGTCAACCCGCAGAAGCGGATTGTCAAGGTCAACCCAGCCTTCTGCCGCATTACGGGTTACGCTGCCGAGGAAGTGTTGGGACAGCAACCCCACATGTTGTCATCAGGGCAGCATGACGCAGCGTTCTTTCGCAGCATGTGGACCGCCATCCATGATCAAGGCTTCTGGCGCGGGGAAATCTGTAATCGCCGAAAGAACGGTGAACTGTATTCAGAGTTCCTGTCGATCTCTGCGGTCCGCGGTCCTGATGGTTCGGTTCAAAACTATGTGGGCTCATTCACAGATATCAGCAAGTACAAAGAGCATGATGAGCAATTGAACCGTATTGCCCACTACGATCCCCTCACCGGCTTGCCAAATCGTCGCCTGTTGGTCGACAGATTGGAGCAAGCTTTGCGCAGTGATGTGAGCAACAAGCGCATGTTAGCGGTGTGCTTTCTGGATCTGGATGGGTTCAAGGGCATCAACGACCAATATGGTCACGCAGCCGGTGACGCACTTCTAGTCGGTGTGACCCGGAATCTGGCGCAGGAGCTACGCGCAGAGGACATACTGGCACGAGTGGGTGGCGACGAGTTTGTGCTATTGCTTGCAAACATGGAGTCTCCCGAAGCCTGCAGCCAGGCGTTGGACCGTATGCTGCTGGCGGTTGCCACACCGGTAGATTTGCCGCAAGCGGGCATCAGCGTCAGCGTTACAGCCAGCCTCGGTGTGACGCTATACCCACAGGACGAGGCAGACACCGATTCGCTGCTGCGCCATGCCGACAAAGCCATGTACATAGCCAAGGAATCAGGGCGCAATCGCTACCATCTGTTTGACTCCGACAGCGACCGACGCGCACAGCAACATAGCAAGATGTTGCATGTCTTGCAGAACGCCCTACAAGCTGGCGAGTTTGTGCTGTACTACCAGCCGAAGGTGGATCTGTTGAACGGTCGCGTAGTCGGAGCAGAGGCACTGATTCGCTGGGCACACCCCGAAAAGGGTGTTCTGTCCCCAGCAGCTTTCATTGACCATATCAACGGAAGCAGCTTGGAACAGCCCATAGGCCAGTGGGTCATCGAGGCAGCATTGACCCAGGCCGAGCAGTGGTACTTGCAGGGACTGAACTTGCGGGTCAGCGTCAACATCAGCGCCCACCACTTGCTGCATCCTGATTTTTGCGAGCAACTGAAACTAGCACTGCAACGCCACCCCAACCTGCCACCAGCCAACTTCGAGTTGGAGGTGCTGGAGACCGCAGCGCTCAACGACATGGACCAGGCGGTGGCCCTGGTTGAATGCTGCAAACAATTGGGTGTGCACTTCTCGTTGGACGACTTTGGCACAGGCTACTCTTCGCTGTCCTACCTTCGCCGCCTGCCGGTGGACGAGTTAAAAATCGATCAAAGTTTTGTGCGAGACATGCTTACCGATGACGACGACAGAGGCATCGTGCAGGCTGTAGTGCAACTGGCCCGTGCCTTCGGGCGTAAGGTAATTGCAGAGGGCGTAGAAACCAAGGCGCACGGTGCTGCCCTTCTTTCTATCGGGTGCCATTTGGCACAAGGCTACGGCATTGCCCGCCCTATGCCCTCTCACGAATTCAAGGACTGGACGGCCCGCTGGCACACGGAAGCGCCGTGGAAGGAAGTTGCCCAAGTAGCGACTGAGATGGAGACGATTGCTTTTTCGTGA
- a CDS encoding ornithine carbamoyltransferase codes for MPFLPTLCTPSSERSMSPEEKNAVLENLRIMGSAAKKGMLAGLLKGRRLALLSEFTGDYPAVIGEEFQLFELAATQMGAQVAHIRPGLTQSSTAQEVESTARMLGQLYDALDCGGMDVELVQQIALYAGIPVFQGLASAQHRTAALAAALSERTGSGLPDDARRRVVQAVLLGTLV; via the coding sequence ATGCCCTTTCTGCCTACGCTTTGCACGCCCTCCTCAGAGCGGTCGATGTCGCCAGAGGAGAAAAATGCTGTCTTGGAAAACCTCCGCATCATGGGCAGCGCCGCGAAGAAAGGAATGCTGGCGGGCCTATTGAAAGGCCGCAGGCTGGCTTTGCTGTCCGAATTCACCGGTGATTACCCCGCAGTCATTGGGGAGGAGTTTCAGTTGTTTGAGCTTGCGGCCACGCAAATGGGTGCGCAGGTTGCCCATATACGCCCTGGGCTGACCCAATCCAGCACTGCACAAGAAGTGGAAAGCACCGCGCGGATGCTCGGCCAACTTTACGACGCACTGGATTGCGGTGGCATGGACGTGGAGCTGGTTCAGCAAATCGCCTTGTATGCAGGCATACCCGTGTTTCAAGGCCTGGCGTCTGCCCAACACCGTACTGCCGCTCTTGCAGCGGCGTTGTCGGAGCGGACTGGCAGCGGACTTCCGGACGACGCGCGGCGCCGCGTTGTACAGGCAGTGCTTCTGGGAACTTTGGTTTAG
- a CDS encoding Crp/Fnr family transcriptional regulator, whose product MLNYSPAPIATRAPIIACRPAKSHTEFDGRTSQHIVEVLNLLLEVLEPQRRIVRPGEAVYKAGDGFGNLYVLNSGFCKIVNQTADGREQVVGLKFRGDWMGFDGIANGRFVCDAVALDTGEVWVIGYDALMAACARHIKLLSVLHEAMSREIARDRDSLISVCTLPADARVADFLRYWVHCLGRSGMRTDQFTLRLTRADIGNYLGMTIETVSRSLTRLARSKLIGFTEKGRRDIHIPEIDALTTFVQSYLTPPTSTALH is encoded by the coding sequence ATGTTGAACTACTCACCCGCCCCCATTGCAACCCGTGCCCCGATCATCGCGTGCAGGCCGGCTAAGTCACATACAGAATTTGACGGCCGCACCAGCCAACACATCGTCGAAGTACTCAACCTGCTACTTGAAGTGCTGGAGCCGCAGCGGCGTATCGTCCGGCCCGGCGAAGCCGTATACAAAGCGGGCGATGGTTTTGGCAATCTGTACGTACTGAACTCCGGCTTCTGCAAAATCGTCAACCAGACTGCAGACGGACGCGAGCAGGTTGTTGGTCTCAAGTTCCGCGGCGACTGGATGGGCTTTGACGGCATTGCCAACGGCCGCTTCGTCTGCGACGCGGTAGCACTGGACACCGGTGAGGTCTGGGTCATCGGTTACGACGCGCTAATGGCTGCCTGTGCACGCCATATCAAACTGTTGTCAGTGCTGCATGAGGCCATGAGCCGAGAAATTGCGCGCGACCGCGACTCGTTGATCTCGGTCTGCACACTACCGGCCGATGCGCGCGTTGCCGACTTTTTGCGGTACTGGGTGCATTGCCTTGGGCGCAGTGGCATGCGTACCGACCAGTTCACCTTGCGCCTGACGCGCGCGGACATTGGCAACTACCTGGGCATGACCATAGAAACCGTGAGTCGCTCACTGACCCGCTTGGCACGCAGCAAATTGATCGGATTTACCGAAAAAGGACGTCGCGACATCCACATCCCGGAGATCGATGCGTTGACGACCTTTGTGCAAAGCTACCTGACGCCCCCAACCAGCACAGCTCTGCACTGA
- a CDS encoding PAS domain S-box protein: MSEEAELPDDHFAPRDFLSGADENSVFRSLFLAYPDALLLVNQSGVIVLANPSAAKLLGYGVQELQGMPVDALVPDSIRPRHAAYREAYGSSPRQRPMGTQMDLVARCKNGSEVMVEIALSPLQSHGLPFVVAAIRDIGAYPRVKQALQRARYSEHLAQLGRLAVDTRDPQVLLDQVPVIAAAALQVEVARVFLLEPNRLEFRIASGIGQLPGEEVGSLIANRPDTPPGYVLNCGQTVVVQDYRTEQRFTVPPTYLEASLVSALAVPLSDRGRVIGALAVRSREGKRFDSDEMRFLESLSNLLATSLQRAQSEDALNHAQRLESVGQLTGGIAHDFNNLLTVIQGNLQVLEELPALDGDAFGQQLVSAATRASKRGAELTAKLLAFSRRQVLQPSSVDVGALLGSLAGMLRRTLDQRIRIEVGVMPDCPAVQADPGQLEAALLNIAINARDAMPDGGLLRFSARVCEVPSAAVRSELEDGQNRTFVAICVTDTGCGMPDAVRDRAFEPFFTTKEAGRGTGLGLSTVYGFAKQSHGAVAMDSTPSQGTMVTLFLPRPNQGVGHPVVLAESVDVEVPKGLRVLLVEDDHEVREVVHAFLVALGCAVTEAVNAEQALLLLTPEADHALLVSDIALGTGMRGTELALLAQRRFPGLGVLLMSGFSSELLDADRDSPHEWELLRKPYSREELAGAIVRVLAIRKSA; this comes from the coding sequence ATGTCTGAAGAGGCCGAACTACCGGATGATCACTTCGCGCCGCGCGACTTTCTCTCCGGTGCGGACGAAAACAGCGTGTTCCGATCGCTGTTTCTCGCTTACCCGGACGCATTGCTACTCGTAAACCAGTCGGGAGTTATCGTGTTGGCCAACCCTTCTGCTGCGAAGCTGTTGGGGTATGGTGTGCAGGAGTTACAAGGTATGCCAGTGGACGCACTGGTGCCAGACAGTATTCGCCCAAGGCACGCCGCCTACCGGGAGGCCTATGGCAGTTCGCCGAGGCAAAGGCCCATGGGTACACAAATGGACCTTGTGGCGCGGTGCAAGAATGGCAGCGAGGTAATGGTCGAGATTGCGCTGAGTCCTCTGCAGAGCCATGGTCTGCCGTTCGTTGTTGCGGCCATTCGCGACATCGGTGCCTACCCTCGCGTCAAGCAGGCCTTGCAGCGGGCTCGTTACAGCGAGCACCTGGCCCAACTGGGGCGTCTTGCGGTCGATACGCGCGACCCGCAGGTACTGCTCGACCAGGTACCAGTGATCGCCGCCGCCGCGTTGCAGGTAGAAGTGGCCAGGGTTTTCCTGCTAGAGCCCAACCGACTGGAATTCCGCATTGCCAGCGGTATAGGCCAATTGCCCGGGGAAGAGGTTGGGTCGCTGATTGCCAATCGGCCCGACACGCCACCCGGATACGTATTGAACTGTGGGCAGACGGTTGTGGTGCAAGACTATCGCACCGAGCAACGATTTACGGTGCCGCCTACCTATCTGGAGGCCAGCTTAGTCAGCGCGCTGGCCGTACCGCTGTCGGACCGCGGGCGCGTGATTGGTGCGCTGGCCGTGCGTTCGCGAGAGGGCAAACGATTCGACAGCGACGAAATGCGCTTTCTGGAGTCGTTGTCAAATCTGCTAGCTACCAGTTTGCAGCGGGCCCAATCTGAAGATGCCCTCAACCATGCTCAGCGGCTGGAAAGTGTTGGCCAGTTGACAGGTGGCATAGCGCACGATTTCAATAATTTGCTCACCGTGATACAAGGCAACCTCCAGGTTCTGGAAGAATTGCCCGCCCTGGATGGAGACGCATTCGGCCAGCAACTGGTAAGTGCCGCTACACGTGCCAGCAAACGAGGGGCAGAACTTACCGCTAAGCTCTTGGCGTTTTCCCGTCGCCAAGTCTTGCAACCTTCTTCCGTGGATGTGGGCGCGCTGTTGGGCTCGCTGGCGGGCATGCTGCGCAGAACCTTGGACCAGCGCATACGCATCGAGGTGGGCGTGATGCCAGATTGTCCGGCGGTGCAGGCCGATCCTGGACAGCTCGAAGCTGCGCTACTCAATATTGCGATCAATGCGCGCGATGCCATGCCCGACGGTGGGTTGCTGCGTTTCTCGGCACGGGTCTGCGAAGTTCCCTCTGCCGCGGTCCGTAGCGAGCTGGAGGACGGCCAAAACCGCACATTTGTAGCGATATGCGTGACAGATACAGGTTGCGGTATGCCTGATGCAGTGCGCGACCGCGCCTTTGAGCCTTTTTTTACCACCAAGGAGGCTGGCCGGGGTACCGGATTGGGGTTGAGCACGGTTTATGGATTCGCGAAACAGTCGCATGGCGCCGTAGCGATGGACAGCACTCCCAGTCAAGGCACCATGGTCACTCTGTTTCTACCGCGCCCCAACCAAGGCGTGGGCCACCCGGTCGTGCTGGCGGAAAGCGTGGATGTGGAGGTTCCAAAAGGGCTTCGGGTTCTCTTGGTCGAGGACGACCATGAAGTGCGTGAAGTGGTGCACGCCTTTCTTGTCGCCTTGGGCTGCGCCGTGACCGAGGCGGTCAATGCAGAGCAGGCATTGTTGCTACTGACTCCTGAGGCCGATCATGCTTTGTTGGTTAGCGATATCGCATTGGGCACCGGTATGCGCGGAACCGAACTGGCGTTGCTCGCCCAAAGGCGATTTCCAGGACTGGGCGTGTTGCTGATGTCTGGGTTCTCGTCTGAGTTGCTGGACGCAGACAGAGACTCCCCGCACGAATGGGAACTGCTGCGCAAACCCTATAGCCGTGAGGAATTGGCTGGCGCCATTGTCCGCGTGTTGGCTATCCGCAAATCGGCTTGA
- a CDS encoding winged helix-turn-helix domain-containing protein — protein sequence MAIAPATATGHIAVLDDEADITLLLANYLKPHGYRVTQLHNGRALMDLMRSDPPILVLLDLGLPGEDGFSIARQLREHWRCGLVIVTGRGDAVDKVVGLEVGADDYVTKPFDLRELLARIKAVLRRMTPAEQSTPSAAGTALSFAGWELDTAARRLLDPHRQHVPLTTGEFELLCAFAKSPGRVLSRDFLLEQTRGREAAPFDRTIDVQIGRLRKKLESDPEDPQILKSVRGAGYIFVPLVTHV from the coding sequence ATGGCAATTGCGCCCGCGACCGCTACAGGCCATATAGCAGTCCTCGACGATGAGGCCGACATTACGCTGCTGCTGGCCAACTACCTGAAACCCCACGGCTATCGGGTTACCCAACTGCACAATGGCCGCGCGCTGATGGACCTTATGCGCTCGGATCCACCTATCTTGGTGCTCCTGGACCTGGGTTTGCCTGGCGAGGACGGTTTTTCCATCGCGCGCCAGTTGCGCGAGCATTGGCGCTGTGGACTGGTTATTGTTACTGGCCGTGGCGATGCAGTTGACAAAGTGGTTGGATTGGAGGTCGGCGCGGACGACTACGTTACAAAGCCCTTCGATTTGCGCGAATTGTTGGCACGTATCAAGGCGGTCTTGCGGCGCATGACCCCTGCCGAACAATCTACACCCAGCGCTGCAGGTACTGCACTGAGCTTCGCTGGCTGGGAGCTGGACACTGCAGCACGTCGGTTGCTCGACCCGCATCGTCAACATGTACCGCTGACTACCGGCGAATTCGAACTGCTGTGTGCCTTTGCCAAGAGCCCAGGGCGTGTATTGTCCCGAGACTTTCTTTTGGAGCAAACGCGAGGCCGTGAAGCCGCTCCATTTGACCGCACGATCGACGTCCAGATTGGACGACTGCGCAAGAAACTCGAGAGTGACCCCGAAGACCCGCAAATCCTGAAGTCTGTACGTGGCGCAGGCTACATCTTCGTACCATTGGTAACCCATGTCTGA
- a CDS encoding wax ester/triacylglycerol synthase family O-acyltransferase, protein MSKLSLLDLGFFIAETEASPKHVAGLLIFKRPPKSTPAFAKNLFKEYLAASDVKPPFNRVIQFTMGSWPYWQPIEKLDMSQHVFFHTMPKGANDRAALYAFVSQLHTPMLDRSRPLWEVHVIDGLPDGKFALYQKMHHAYADGVTMARWTAECYSTSPTDMDQVPVWTQKHGGHGGSRSARAKQELLQMTWKEVTGNTRRFLGIGRLAAMLLLESVKLTKNAIALPFVSSAKTPLTGQVTSGRQFATAGVSMERVNAIRTRTRSTLNHIALTCLDGALRRYLQDQGVELRRPITIQMPVNLRKEGEKTAGNKIGIIQVELSPPTDDPYVRLRNIGYSLRNVRTMVDSVAPEAIESYTIITGLVAQIAETLKLSNKMPPMGNTLVSNVPGPKEHLYIKGARMEEMHPISTLPPSNLLNITLFSYAGDLFFGLIATDELPNLERLGVYVEEAFGELEASVRDAHM, encoded by the coding sequence ATGAGCAAACTGTCCCTACTCGACCTTGGTTTTTTCATCGCAGAGACCGAGGCCAGCCCCAAACACGTAGCCGGTTTGCTGATCTTCAAACGCCCACCCAAGTCCACGCCCGCGTTTGCCAAAAACCTGTTCAAGGAATACCTGGCCGCCAGTGATGTCAAGCCGCCGTTCAACCGGGTGATCCAGTTCACGATGGGCTCCTGGCCCTACTGGCAGCCGATCGAGAAGCTGGACATGTCGCAACACGTGTTCTTCCACACCATGCCCAAGGGCGCCAACGACCGTGCCGCGCTGTACGCCTTTGTGTCCCAGCTGCACACTCCCATGTTGGACCGCAGCCGCCCGCTGTGGGAGGTGCATGTGATTGACGGCCTGCCAGACGGCAAGTTTGCGCTGTACCAGAAGATGCACCACGCCTATGCCGATGGTGTGACCATGGCGCGCTGGACGGCCGAGTGTTATTCCACCTCCCCCACCGACATGGACCAGGTCCCGGTATGGACGCAAAAACACGGCGGCCACGGCGGCAGCCGCAGCGCCCGGGCCAAGCAGGAGCTGTTGCAGATGACCTGGAAAGAGGTGACCGGCAACACCCGGCGCTTCCTGGGCATTGGTCGCCTGGCCGCCATGCTGCTGCTGGAAAGTGTGAAGTTGACCAAAAACGCCATCGCCCTGCCCTTTGTCTCCAGCGCCAAAACGCCATTGACGGGCCAGGTCACATCCGGCCGCCAGTTCGCCACCGCCGGTGTGTCCATGGAGCGGGTCAACGCCATCCGCACCCGCACCCGCTCTACCCTCAACCACATTGCGCTGACCTGCCTGGACGGCGCGCTGCGCCGCTACCTGCAAGACCAGGGTGTGGAGTTGCGCCGCCCCATCACGATCCAGATGCCCGTCAACCTGCGCAAAGAGGGCGAGAAAACGGCGGGCAACAAGATCGGCATCATCCAGGTGGAGCTGTCTCCCCCCACAGACGACCCCTATGTGCGCCTGCGCAACATTGGCTACAGCCTGCGCAATGTGCGCACCATGGTCGACAGCGTGGCGCCAGAGGCCATTGAGTCCTACACCATCATCACCGGCCTGGTGGCCCAGATTGCCGAGACACTCAAGCTCAGCAACAAGATGCCACCCATGGGCAACACGCTGGTGTCCAACGTGCCCGGCCCCAAGGAACACCTGTACATCAAGGGTGCCCGCATGGAAGAGATGCACCCCATCAGCACGCTGCCACCCAGCAATCTGCTGAACATCACGCTGTTCAGTTATGCGGGTGATCTGTTCTTTGGCCTGATTGCGACAGACGAACTACCCAACCTGGAGCGCCTGGGTGTGTATGTGGAAGAGGCCTTTGGTGAGCTGGAAGCCTCGGTGCGCGACGCGCACATGTAG
- a CDS encoding sulfite exporter TauE/SafE family protein: MQSSLALTALLMGLVGGPHCVAMCGAACAGIGQAAGPRKQSALLLFQVGRIAGYSVLGGLAAASLQGLGWLAVQSAALRPVWSLFHVAAFVLGMVLLVQARQPVWLEQGARKVWARARSFAGTGGAGAPLLLGSLWALLPCGLLYSAVMVAALAGSVAGGAMVMALFALGTSVTLFLGPVLWLRLRGSPAHPGSGQWGVRLAGVALAASSGWALWMALAHNTAPWCVVP; the protein is encoded by the coding sequence ATGCAATCATCCCTGGCGCTCACCGCCTTGCTGATGGGCCTGGTGGGCGGCCCGCATTGCGTCGCCATGTGTGGCGCCGCCTGCGCGGGCATTGGCCAGGCGGCCGGCCCGCGCAAGCAATCGGCACTATTGCTCTTCCAGGTGGGGCGCATAGCAGGTTATTCGGTACTGGGTGGTCTGGCGGCTGCGTCGTTACAAGGCCTGGGCTGGTTGGCCGTGCAGTCTGCCGCGCTGCGCCCAGTGTGGTCGCTGTTCCATGTGGCGGCTTTTGTGCTGGGTATGGTGCTGCTGGTGCAGGCGCGCCAGCCGGTGTGGCTGGAGCAGGGGGCACGCAAGGTCTGGGCACGCGCACGGTCTTTTGCCGGCACGGGTGGCGCGGGTGCGCCCCTACTGCTGGGTAGCCTGTGGGCGCTGTTGCCCTGCGGTTTGCTGTATTCGGCGGTGATGGTCGCAGCGCTGGCGGGTAGCGTGGCGGGCGGAGCCATGGTCATGGCGCTGTTTGCGCTGGGTACCAGCGTCACCCTGTTTTTGGGGCCCGTGCTCTGGCTGCGCCTGCGTGGCTCGCCCGCACACCCTGGCAGCGGGCAGTGGGGTGTGCGCCTGGCAGGCGTGGCGCTGGCAGCCAGTTCGGGCTGGGCCTTATGGATGGCCCTGGCGCATAACACCGCGCCATGGTGTGTGGTGCCGTAG